From the genome of uncultured Bacteroides sp., one region includes:
- a CDS encoding glycoside hydrolase family 3 N-terminal domain-containing protein translates to MKIRFLFLALTSSLVLIHTTHAQSDFKYKDPKRSVEERTSDLLSRMTLEEKVGQLLCSLGWEMYEKQGKKVSCSKKYEKLLQDRHIGMLWGVYRADPWTKKTLENGLNPQLAAEAGNALQRYVMEHTRLGIPVFLAEECPHGHMAIGTTVFPTGIGLAASWSPQLLEKVGSVISRELRLQGGHIAYGPVLDLVRDPRWGRVEETFGEDQVLSAALVDGMIKGEGEGDLTNPNSVITTLKHFIAYGIPEGGQNGNSSHVGIRELHERFLPPFKSAIDAGALSVMTSYNSIDGIPCTGNSYLLTSLLRDEWKFRGLVVSDLYSIEGLHGSHFVAPTMKDAAVMAAKSGLDVDLGGDAFVNLINAVQQGNISESIIDTAVCRVLRLKFEMGLFEHPYVSSNLAKNVVRGKEHIDIARQAAQLAIVLLKNNGILPLSKETKIAVIGPNADNRYNMLGDYTAPQEGSNVKTVLDGITSKLKTSQIEYVKGCAIRDSLHTEIDRAVAAAQRADVAIVAVGGSSARDFKTKYIETGAAIISEEDISDMESGEGSDRATLDLLGKQLDLLKAVKATGKPVIVVYIEGRPLNMNWASENADALLTAWYPGQEGGNAIADVLFGDYNPAGRLPVSVPRSVGQIPVYYNKVNPTGHNYVEMSSSPLYCFGYGLSFSKFEYGNLQVDKIEKYKFNISFTVKNVGSYDGDEVAQLYLRDEYASTVQPIKQLKHFERIFLKKGEEKKVTFSLNEDDLSIINQKMKKVVEPGDFAVMVGASSDDIRLNSMLNVE, encoded by the coding sequence ATGAAAATCCGTTTTTTATTTTTAGCGTTAACAAGCTCTTTAGTCTTAATTCATACAACGCATGCACAGTCGGACTTCAAATACAAAGATCCTAAAAGAAGTGTTGAAGAGCGTACTTCAGACCTGTTAAGTCGTATGACTTTAGAAGAAAAAGTTGGCCAGCTCTTGTGTTCGCTTGGCTGGGAAATGTATGAGAAACAAGGAAAAAAGGTTTCTTGTTCTAAGAAATATGAGAAATTGCTCCAGGATAGACATATTGGTATGTTATGGGGAGTCTATCGGGCTGACCCATGGACCAAAAAGACGTTGGAGAATGGATTGAATCCCCAATTGGCTGCTGAGGCAGGGAATGCTTTGCAACGTTATGTGATGGAGCATACTCGTTTGGGTATTCCTGTCTTTCTTGCAGAAGAATGTCCACATGGGCACATGGCTATTGGTACTACCGTATTCCCGACAGGAATTGGACTGGCTGCCAGTTGGTCGCCACAATTATTAGAAAAAGTAGGCTCTGTTATCAGTAGAGAGTTGCGATTACAGGGCGGGCACATTGCTTACGGTCCTGTTTTAGATCTTGTGCGTGATCCTCGCTGGGGGCGCGTAGAAGAGACATTTGGTGAAGATCAAGTGCTTAGTGCTGCTTTGGTTGATGGTATGATAAAAGGAGAAGGTGAGGGAGACCTTACTAACCCCAACAGTGTAATAACTACTCTGAAACATTTTATTGCATATGGTATTCCTGAAGGGGGGCAGAATGGAAATTCCTCTCATGTAGGGATACGTGAACTTCATGAGAGATTTCTTCCTCCTTTCAAATCTGCGATAGATGCAGGTGCACTCTCAGTGATGACATCTTATAACTCTATTGATGGTATTCCTTGTACAGGGAATAGCTACTTACTTACTAGTCTGTTGCGTGATGAATGGAAATTCAGAGGTCTTGTTGTTTCTGATTTATATAGTATTGAAGGATTACATGGCAGTCACTTTGTGGCACCTACAATGAAAGATGCCGCAGTGATGGCTGCGAAATCTGGTCTGGATGTAGATCTTGGCGGGGATGCTTTTGTTAATCTTATAAATGCTGTTCAACAGGGTAATATTTCTGAATCGATAATTGATACAGCCGTGTGCAGAGTGCTTCGTCTCAAATTTGAAATGGGACTCTTTGAACACCCTTATGTAAGTTCTAATTTAGCTAAAAATGTAGTGCGTGGGAAAGAGCATATTGATATAGCTCGTCAGGCTGCTCAGCTAGCGATCGTATTGCTTAAGAATAATGGCATTCTTCCTTTAAGCAAAGAAACTAAAATTGCTGTTATCGGGCCTAATGCTGATAATAGATATAATATGCTTGGTGATTATACTGCGCCTCAGGAAGGTAGTAATGTAAAAACAGTATTGGATGGGATAACATCTAAATTGAAAACATCGCAGATAGAATATGTTAAGGGGTGTGCTATTAGAGATTCTTTACATACTGAAATTGATAGAGCTGTGGCTGCTGCACAAAGGGCTGATGTTGCTATCGTTGCTGTTGGAGGGTCGAGTGCCAGAGATTTTAAAACCAAATATATTGAGACTGGTGCCGCAATAATTTCGGAAGAGGATATCAGTGATATGGAAAGCGGAGAAGGTTCCGATAGGGCAACACTTGACTTACTGGGAAAACAACTTGATTTACTGAAAGCAGTAAAAGCCACAGGGAAACCTGTAATTGTAGTTTATATAGAAGGTCGCCCATTGAATATGAACTGGGCATCAGAAAATGCGGATGCTTTACTTACTGCCTGGTATCCCGGTCAGGAAGGAGGTAATGCCATAGCGGATGTTCTTTTTGGTGATTATAACCCTGCCGGACGATTGCCTGTTTCAGTACCGCGCTCTGTAGGACAAATTCCAGTATATTATAACAAAGTAAATCCAACAGGACATAATTATGTGGAGATGTCATCATCTCCTCTTTATTGTTTTGGCTATGGATTGAGTTTCTCTAAATTTGAATATGGAAATCTGCAGGTGGATAAAATAGAGAAATACAAATTTAATATATCCTTTACGGTGAAAAATGTTGGATCTTATGATGGTGATGAGGTTGCTCAACTCTATTTAAGAGATGAATATGCATCTACTGTTCAGCCTATAAAGCAGTTGAAACACTTTGAAAGAATTTTCCTAAAAAAGGGAGAAGAGAAAAAAGTAACATTTTCTTTGAATGAAGACGATTTGTCAATTATTAATCAGAAAATGAAAAAGGTTGTGGAACCAGGAGATTTTGCTGTAATGGTTGGTGCTTCATCAGATGACATAAGGTTGAATAGTATGCTGAATGTAGAGTAG
- a CDS encoding RNA polymerase sigma-70 factor, whose translation MEIFTFRNNAKEQEFKQLFETYYAPFCLYAKRYIKEDELREDLVSDVFATLWSKRDDIELQAETTIAYIKVCVRNGCLNYLKHLNYETNYVEQCLNNEPQYATSPDCVYTLKELYHILNESLNTLPENYRTVFIKSFYEGKKLSEIASEMNISIKSVDRYKAKVMQELTKELKDYLPLLLFLQQWNNLQ comes from the coding sequence ATGGAAATCTTTACTTTTAGAAACAATGCTAAAGAACAAGAATTCAAGCAACTATTTGAGACTTATTATGCCCCTTTCTGTCTATATGCAAAACGTTATATAAAGGAAGATGAACTTCGAGAGGATTTGGTTTCTGATGTATTTGCTACCCTATGGAGCAAACGAGATGATATTGAATTACAGGCAGAAACTACTATTGCCTACATTAAAGTCTGCGTGCGGAATGGCTGCTTAAATTATCTGAAGCATCTTAACTATGAAACAAACTATGTAGAACAATGTCTAAATAATGAGCCACAATATGCAACTTCACCGGACTGTGTCTATACATTGAAAGAATTGTATCATATACTAAACGAATCATTAAATACCCTTCCCGAAAATTATCGTACCGTGTTCATAAAGAGTTTTTATGAAGGGAAAAAGCTCTCTGAAATAGCCAGTGAGATGAATATTAGTATAAAATCTGTAGATCGCTATAAAGCAAAGGTTATGCAAGAACTAACTAAAGAATTAAAAGATTATCTCCCATTGCTGCTTTTCTTGCAGCAATGGAATAATCTTCAATAA
- a CDS encoding DUF418 domain-containing protein, with amino-acid sequence MNQNSSRLYVVDALRGFAIISIMLLHNLEHFDFYYTPSYFPDWLKALDKSVWDSLFFIFAGKSYAIFALLFGLTFFIQSHNQEKVGKDFRGRFAWRLLLLLGFGIINSAFYQGDILTIYAIIGFGLIPVAKFSNKVVLGIAIFLMLQPYEWINLISGLSDPAKEMQNPVSWALFGKMVDYIPKNSFINTISGNLTNGRIAVLEWSWENGRVFQTLSLFMLGMLAGRKSLFKATPESKQFWRKVIIYATIVFVPLYIIKSNAASWFDSEAIRRPFLTIFTSWNNLAFMLVLTSGFVLLFQTKTFEKVLNIFSPIGRMSLSNYIIQSILGSFIYYGFGLGLYQYTGATFCLLIALTLGTLQGLFSSWWMKNHRQGPLERIWHKGTWIGTDK; translated from the coding sequence ATGAACCAGAATTCTTCACGCCTCTACGTAGTCGACGCCTTGAGAGGATTTGCTATTATTTCTATTATGCTTCTTCATAATCTTGAACATTTCGATTTTTACTATACACCATCTTATTTCCCTGATTGGTTAAAGGCTTTGGATAAAAGTGTATGGGATAGTTTATTTTTCATTTTTGCAGGAAAATCGTATGCCATTTTTGCTCTGCTTTTCGGATTAACGTTCTTTATTCAATCTCATAATCAGGAAAAGGTTGGCAAGGATTTCAGAGGAAGATTTGCATGGAGATTGCTTCTTTTACTCGGCTTTGGCATTATTAATTCAGCTTTTTATCAAGGAGATATCCTTACTATTTATGCTATTATCGGATTCGGATTGATTCCGGTAGCCAAATTCAGCAACAAAGTTGTTCTGGGAATAGCTATCTTCTTAATGCTTCAGCCTTACGAATGGATCAATCTGATATCAGGATTATCAGATCCGGCAAAAGAGATGCAAAACCCAGTTTCATGGGCTCTTTTCGGGAAAATGGTGGATTACATACCAAAAAATTCTTTCATTAATACAATTTCAGGCAATCTCACAAACGGCAGGATAGCTGTTCTAGAATGGTCATGGGAGAATGGGCGTGTTTTCCAAACTCTGTCATTATTCATGCTAGGAATGTTAGCCGGAAGGAAATCGTTATTTAAAGCCACACCTGAAAGCAAACAATTCTGGAGAAAAGTCATAATATATGCGACCATTGTTTTTGTGCCCCTCTATATAATAAAAAGCAACGCAGCTTCCTGGTTCGACAGTGAAGCCATTCGCAGACCATTTCTTACCATCTTTACATCATGGAATAATCTGGCTTTCATGTTAGTCCTCACATCAGGCTTTGTTTTGCTCTTCCAGACCAAAACCTTTGAAAAGGTTCTGAATATTTTTTCTCCAATAGGCCGCATGAGTTTGTCTAATTACATTATTCAATCTATCCTGGGTTCATTTATATACTATGGTTTTGGCCTAGGATTATATCAGTATACCGGCGCCACTTTTTGTTTGCTAATTGCCCTTACTCTAGGAACTTTACAAGGTTTGTTTAGTTCGTGGTGGATGAAGAATCATCGTCAGGGTCCGCTCGAGCGTATCTGGCATAAAGGCACCTGGATAGGGACTGATAAATAA
- a CDS encoding helix-turn-helix transcriptional regulator has protein sequence MLKIQVICKEKGLTLQEVSKRLGISYQSLYTSINGNPTLNMLSRIAKVLDVRVVDLFEEEVGGDDYKIYIEHNGEKRLISKYDIMSLFNRKGK, from the coding sequence ATGCTCAAAATTCAGGTTATTTGTAAGGAAAAAGGGTTGACTTTGCAAGAGGTGTCCAAACGTTTAGGAATATCATATCAATCACTCTATACGTCAATAAATGGGAATCCAACACTTAATATGTTAAGTCGAATTGCTAAAGTCTTAGATGTTAGAGTTGTTGATTTGTTTGAAGAAGAAGTTGGGGGTGATGACTATAAAATATATATCGAGCATAATGGCGAAAAAAGATTAATTTCAAAATATGATATAATGTCTCTTTTTAACAGAAAGGGGAAGTAG